One Candidatus Bathyarchaeota archaeon genomic region harbors:
- a CDS encoding CDC48 family AAA ATPase — MKEVQLRVGDAKQRDVARGIARIDQKTMEDLGVSAGDVIEIIGKRRTSAIAWPAYAEDQGRGIIRIDGFTRKNAGVSINEYVIVQRADVKDALSIILAPIDMRLNVDEDFTNFVKNRLMERTFVEGDTTLVMMLGHPVQFTVMKTRPQGVVRLNYDTKLQILPEPAPEAKGLPRTTYEDIGGLKEEIQRLREMVELPMRHPEIFQRLGIEPPKGVLLHGPPGCGKTLLARAVANESDANFFSINGPEIMSKFYGESEARLREIFQQAEKNAPAIIFIDELDAIAPKREEVTGEVERRVVAQLLALMDGLTGRGNVIVIGATNRPNALDPALRRPGRFDREIEIGIPDKQGRYEILQIHTRGMPLSQNVDLKRLAEMTHGYTGADLAALARETAMKALRRYLPEIDLEQERIPPSVLEKMEVTMEDFLNAFKEVTPTAMREVAIEVPTVHWDEIGDLEEVKQSLRESVEWPIKNPEVFSRMGIKPPKGILLYGPPGCGKTLLARAVATESEANFISIKGPEVFSKWVGESEKAIREVFRKARMSAPAIIFFDEIDALVPRRGLGIGDSGVTDRVISQLLTEIDGIVALQDVVVIAATNRPDIIDPAVLRPGRFDRLIYVPEPNDEGRLQIFKIHTKGMPLAKDVNLEELARITKGYSGADIESVCREAALIALRRDINSSEVTMADFQEALKKVGPSISPEMENWYKNFMKQVRRIQKPAPLVA; from the coding sequence GTGAAAGAGGTTCAGCTGAGAGTAGGAGACGCAAAGCAGAGGGATGTGGCTAGGGGTATTGCAAGAATAGACCAGAAGACTATGGAGGATTTAGGGGTCTCTGCTGGTGATGTAATCGAAATAATCGGTAAAAGGAGAACATCTGCAATCGCCTGGCCTGCCTATGCGGAGGACCAGGGACGAGGAATTATCAGAATAGATGGTTTCACACGTAAGAATGCAGGGGTCTCAATAAATGAGTATGTAATTGTTCAACGTGCTGATGTTAAGGATGCTCTAAGCATAATTCTAGCACCGATCGATATGCGCCTGAATGTGGATGAGGACTTCACAAATTTTGTGAAGAACCGCCTTATGGAGAGGACTTTTGTAGAAGGGGACACGACCCTAGTTATGATGCTCGGTCATCCAGTTCAATTCACAGTGATGAAGACTCGACCCCAAGGTGTTGTGAGATTAAATTATGATACCAAATTGCAGATATTGCCTGAACCAGCACCTGAAGCTAAGGGTCTCCCACGTACTACCTACGAGGATATAGGAGGTCTAAAAGAGGAGATCCAGCGTTTAAGGGAGATGGTTGAGCTTCCAATGAGGCATCCTGAGATTTTCCAGAGACTCGGCATAGAACCTCCTAAAGGCGTCCTACTCCACGGTCCACCGGGCTGCGGAAAGACGCTTCTTGCAAGAGCGGTTGCAAATGAGTCTGATGCGAACTTCTTCTCGATTAATGGACCTGAAATAATGAGTAAATTCTATGGGGAGTCAGAAGCAAGGCTGAGGGAGATCTTCCAGCAGGCGGAAAAGAATGCTCCAGCCATCATCTTCATAGACGAATTGGATGCTATAGCTCCAAAGAGGGAGGAGGTAACAGGCGAGGTTGAGAGACGCGTTGTTGCACAGCTATTAGCCTTAATGGACGGTCTGACTGGTAGGGGAAACGTGATCGTCATCGGCGCAACAAACAGACCGAACGCTCTTGATCCAGCCTTAAGAAGACCAGGGCGATTTGACCGAGAAATTGAGATAGGAATCCCAGACAAGCAGGGGAGATACGAGATTCTTCAGATACACACGCGAGGTATGCCATTATCCCAGAATGTTGATCTCAAGAGATTGGCTGAAATGACGCATGGGTATACCGGCGCGGACTTGGCGGCTCTAGCCAGAGAGACGGCTATGAAGGCTTTAAGGCGATACCTCCCTGAAATCGATCTTGAGCAGGAAAGGATCCCTCCAAGCGTTCTTGAGAAGATGGAAGTGACGATGGAAGACTTCCTGAATGCATTCAAAGAAGTAACACCGACCGCGATGAGGGAGGTGGCTATTGAAGTGCCGACAGTTCATTGGGACGAGATAGGCGACCTAGAAGAGGTTAAACAGAGCCTGCGCGAATCGGTTGAGTGGCCTATTAAGAATCCTGAGGTATTCAGTAGGATGGGGATTAAACCGCCAAAAGGTATTCTGCTGTATGGCCCGCCGGGCTGCGGAAAGACGTTGCTTGCGAGGGCAGTCGCGACTGAGAGCGAAGCAAACTTTATATCGATCAAGGGGCCGGAGGTTTTCTCTAAATGGGTCGGCGAATCGGAGAAGGCTATACGCGAGGTCTTTAGAAAGGCAAGGATGTCGGCACCCGCCATCATATTCTTCGATGAGATTGACGCGCTTGTTCCCAGAAGGGGCTTAGGAATCGGCGACAGCGGTGTGACAGACCGTGTAATCAGTCAACTTTTGACGGAGATAGATGGCATAGTCGCATTACAAGATGTCGTCGTGATTGCCGCAACTAATAGACCGGACATAATAGACCCAGCTGTTCTAAGGCCGGGAAGATTCGATAGGTTAATCTATGTTCCGGAACCTAATGACGAGGGCAGACTGCAAATCTTCAAGATTCACACCAAAGGTATGCCGCTTGCCAAGGATGTAAACTTAGAAGAATTAGCTAGGATAACTAAAGGATATTCTGGAGCAGACATAGAATCCGTCTGTAGAGAAGCCGCTCTGATAGCTCTGCGGAGAGACATAAATTCAAGCGAGGTTACAATGGCGGACTTTCAGGAAGCCCTCAAGAAGGTAGGTCCAAGCATATCCCCGGAGATGGAGAACTGGTATAAGAACTTCATGAAGCAGGTAAGGAGAATCCAGAAACCGGCACCTTTGGTCGCATAA
- a CDS encoding elongation factor 1-beta, whose protein sequence is MAKKVLISLKIFPAEIDVDREDLKRKIERALPEYASIYGFEEEPIAFGLVATIAHILVPEDKEGAIDGVESCLKEIKEISDFQTLMVRRV, encoded by the coding sequence TTGGCTAAGAAGGTCCTAATCTCATTAAAAATCTTCCCTGCTGAAATTGATGTTGATCGAGAGGATCTCAAGAGGAAGATAGAGAGAGCTCTTCCAGAATATGCTTCAATCTACGGATTCGAAGAAGAACCGATTGCATTCGGCCTCGTTGCCACCATAGCCCATATACTGGTGCCGGAAGATAAGGAGGGCGCGATAGACGGGGTAGAGTCATGCCTAAAAGAGATTAAAGAGATAAGCGATTTCCAAACCTTGATGGTGAGAAGGGTTTAA
- a CDS encoding prepilin peptidase — MKGLEIDIEMARIFWALIFLSVSSLYDLRSREVPDKVWAVFAPVALALLFFQYYVSQLPVFSLMLSVAVTTGVALALFYFGFFGGADAKALICVSLAVPLYPEASLYKPLLPEYPFPLSVLGNAAVGSSLLILVMIIRNFSELVVGEERIFEGFEEEPFWRKIIVFMTGMRVDVKKLGSGSHYIPLEYFINEANGTVSRHLRLSWSLDEEESGEVGDILRYVEGKVWVTPGLPFIVFITAGFLFALIFGDIITWIIIFFTGL; from the coding sequence ATGAAAGGATTAGAGATAGATATAGAAATGGCGAGGATATTTTGGGCTCTCATATTTCTCTCAGTATCTTCGTTGTATGATCTTAGGAGTAGGGAGGTGCCTGATAAGGTCTGGGCCGTCTTCGCTCCGGTTGCTTTAGCCTTACTGTTTTTCCAATATTACGTGAGTCAACTACCTGTCTTCTCGCTGATGTTGTCCGTTGCAGTTACAACAGGTGTAGCACTTGCGCTTTTCTATTTTGGGTTCTTTGGGGGAGCGGACGCCAAAGCGTTGATCTGCGTCTCTCTCGCTGTTCCACTATATCCTGAGGCATCTCTGTATAAACCCTTATTGCCAGAATATCCTTTTCCGCTATCGGTTTTGGGAAATGCTGCTGTGGGCTCCTCTCTCCTCATACTGGTCATGATTATACGGAATTTCTCAGAGCTTGTTGTGGGTGAAGAAAGAATATTTGAGGGTTTCGAGGAGGAACCATTTTGGAGAAAGATTATTGTCTTCATGACCGGGATGAGAGTCGACGTTAAGAAACTGGGGTCAGGATCTCACTACATACCACTCGAGTATTTCATTAATGAAGCAAATGGTACGGTTAGCCGGCATCTACGATTGTCATGGTCTCTCGATGAAGAAGAATCCGGAGAAGTTGGCGACATTTTGAGATATGTGGAGGGAAAGGTTTGGGTGACACCGGGTCTTCCATTCATCGTCTTCATTACAGCTGGTTTTCTCTTCGCCCTCATTTTCGGGGATATTATAACATGGATCATCATTTTCTTTACGGGTCTCTAA
- a CDS encoding beta-propeller domain-containing protein, with protein sequence MFLNSTANYPSYYLERQLSIFSVGYSAKSTLDYSRTNVQVEGIDEADIVKCDGSYIYIVRDNHILIVRGYPPETAHFLANITVNGTIVGIFINNDRLVVLESNYEKFSSRASEKIGFLDVPFTHILIYDVADRERPSLVKKISCDGSYFASRMIGDYMYLITSRGAYRIGEDVPLPTVIKDGELEEIDARDIYYVDVADYSYQFVTVLSVNIKNESISPSHQTLLVGYSSGIYVSLNNIYLATSHYIPKSYAMVTEVYRIKIDGELILPEANGNVLGRILNQFSMDEYGGFFRIATTTGDVWNGISGNNVYVLDMNLTIIGRLENLAIGETIYSARFMGDKCYLVTFKKVDPLFVISLEDPANPRILGQLKIPGYSNYLHPYGQTLLIGIGKETEDAEQGDFAWYQGVKISLFDISDVENPLEIAKYEIGHRGTESPVLHDHKALLFDADRQLLVIPILLAEVDEKKFPSGVPPYVYGDYTWQGVYVFTTTENNVVVRGRITHLENNQGYLDGDRLLASRFSVERAIYIENFLYTISKGMIKINSLDNLEDVNRIYLP encoded by the coding sequence ATGTTTCTTAATAGCACCGCTAACTATCCATCATACTACTTAGAGCGACAACTAAGCATCTTTTCCGTAGGTTACTCCGCAAAAAGCACGCTTGATTATTCGAGAACAAATGTTCAGGTTGAAGGCATTGATGAAGCGGACATTGTAAAATGTGATGGGTCTTACATTTACATAGTTCGCGACAATCACATCCTAATTGTGAGGGGCTATCCGCCGGAGACAGCGCACTTTCTTGCGAATATAACAGTTAACGGAACGATTGTTGGCATCTTTATAAATAATGACCGGCTAGTAGTCCTTGAATCAAATTATGAAAAGTTCAGCAGCCGGGCATCTGAAAAAATTGGCTTTCTCGACGTACCGTTTACTCACATATTGATCTATGATGTGGCGGATAGAGAAAGACCGTCTCTTGTCAAGAAGATCTCATGTGATGGCTCATACTTTGCTTCCAGAATGATTGGGGACTACATGTACCTGATTACTTCAAGAGGAGCCTATAGAATAGGGGAAGATGTGCCCCTGCCAACGGTAATTAAAGACGGTGAATTAGAGGAGATTGATGCGAGAGACATATATTATGTTGACGTGGCAGATTACTCCTATCAGTTTGTAACAGTGCTCTCCGTGAACATAAAGAATGAATCCATCAGTCCATCGCATCAAACATTATTGGTGGGCTATAGTAGCGGTATCTATGTGTCGCTGAACAATATCTACTTGGCGACCTCTCATTACATCCCTAAGTCTTACGCGATGGTAACCGAAGTCTACCGTATCAAAATTGATGGTGAATTGATTCTGCCCGAAGCAAATGGGAATGTTCTGGGCAGAATTCTTAATCAGTTTTCGATGGACGAGTATGGCGGATTCTTCAGAATTGCCACGACAACGGGCGATGTATGGAACGGTATTTCAGGCAACAATGTGTATGTCCTTGATATGAACCTTACAATTATTGGGAGACTAGAGAATCTTGCAATCGGAGAGACCATATACTCTGCAAGGTTTATGGGCGATAAATGCTACCTAGTAACATTTAAGAAGGTAGACCCGCTCTTCGTGATCAGCCTTGAAGACCCGGCTAATCCAAGGATTCTCGGTCAGCTCAAGATCCCAGGCTATTCAAATTACCTTCATCCGTATGGACAGACCCTACTGATCGGCATCGGAAAAGAGACAGAGGATGCTGAGCAAGGCGATTTCGCATGGTACCAGGGCGTAAAGATCTCATTATTTGACATAAGTGACGTTGAGAACCCGCTTGAAATTGCAAAATATGAGATAGGTCATAGAGGAACCGAATCGCCCGTTCTCCACGACCACAAAGCCCTACTATTCGATGCGGATCGGCAACTCTTAGTTATCCCAATCTTGCTTGCTGAGGTCGATGAAAAGAAATTTCCAAGCGGCGTCCCACCATATGTTTATGGGGATTATACATGGCAGGGCGTCTATGTATTCACAACAACAGAGAATAATGTTGTAGTGAGGGGAAGAATCACGCATTTAGAGAACAACCAAGGATATTTAGATGGCGATCGCTTGCTTGCTTCCCGATTTTCAGTTGAGAGGGCAATTTACATCGAGAATTTCCTGTACACAATATCAAAAGGAATGATCAAAATAAATAGTCTAGATAATCTAGAAGATGTCAACAGGATCTATTTGCCTTAA
- a CDS encoding adenylate kinase yields MRIVMLGPPGSGKGTYASRLTGILGVPHISTGDMVREEISAKTEIGKLIKGYSDRGELIPDAIMLKMLEDRLKKPDVERGFILDGFPRTLAQAEALEKISRIDLVLNLNVPDWIIIKRLSNRVVCRGCGEIYNLLTLKPKREGVCDKCGGELYQRDDDKPDVIQERLNVYRQKTEPLIRYYAEKGLLRNVYCSSLETPPEVIVEEILKIISQVKANRSC; encoded by the coding sequence ATGAGAATAGTGATGTTGGGTCCTCCTGGATCCGGGAAGGGGACATATGCTTCAAGACTGACTGGAATTCTCGGGGTTCCGCATATATCAACAGGAGACATGGTGAGGGAGGAGATTAGCGCGAAAACCGAGATTGGGAAGTTGATCAAAGGTTACAGTGACAGGGGTGAGCTTATACCAGACGCAATTATGTTAAAGATGCTTGAGGATAGGTTAAAGAAGCCTGACGTGGAGAGGGGCTTCATACTTGACGGTTTTCCAAGAACTCTTGCTCAAGCAGAGGCGCTCGAAAAGATTTCAAGGATCGATTTGGTGCTTAATTTGAATGTTCCAGACTGGATAATAATTAAGCGCCTGTCGAACCGTGTTGTTTGTAGGGGTTGCGGCGAGATATATAACCTTTTGACATTGAAACCGAAAAGAGAAGGCGTATGCGACAAATGCGGCGGCGAGCTGTATCAGAGGGATGATGACAAACCTGATGTAATACAGGAGAGATTGAACGTGTACCGGCAGAAGACCGAGCCGCTAATAAGGTACTATGCCGAGAAGGGTCTTCTTAGAAATGTTTATTGTAGCAGCCTGGAGACTCCGCCTGAGGTCATTGTGGAAGAGATTTTGAAGATAATTAGCCAAGTTAAGGCAAATAGATCCTGTTGA
- a CDS encoding divalent-cation tolerance protein CutA: protein MDKIIQINTTFSRREDAIRAAKLLVEKSLAGCVQIVGPIVSIYRWKGEVETEEEWLCLIKSTETLFKHVEEAIKSVHPYEVPEIVAIPIISGSKEYLDWLHGSLEKERSNNK from the coding sequence ATGGATAAGATTATCCAGATAAACACAACTTTTTCAAGACGCGAGGATGCAATTAGGGCTGCTAAGCTGCTAGTTGAGAAGAGTCTCGCCGGATGCGTCCAGATCGTTGGACCTATCGTGAGCATTTATCGATGGAAGGGAGAGGTAGAGACTGAGGAAGAATGGTTATGCCTAATCAAGAGCACAGAGACTCTATTCAAACATGTAGAGGAAGCCATAAAAAGTGTCCATCCATACGAAGTTCCTGAAATTGTCGCCATCCCAATAATTAGTGGGAGCAAAGAATATCTCGATTGGCTACACGGGTCGCTTGAAAAAGAGAGAAGTAATAATAAATAA
- a CDS encoding 50S ribosomal protein L14e produces the protein MPAIEVGRICVKLRGREAGKKCVIVDLIDKNFALITGPKSLTGVRRRRVNINHLRPMEEKIEIKRGATDEEVTEALAKLSGYSSPK, from the coding sequence TTGCCCGCGATTGAAGTCGGTAGGATATGCGTGAAGTTGAGAGGCAGAGAAGCCGGGAAAAAATGCGTGATAGTTGACTTAATTGACAAGAATTTTGCCCTTATAACTGGTCCAAAATCATTAACTGGGGTTAGACGTCGAAGAGTGAACATAAATCACCTTAGACCAATGGAAGAGAAGATTGAAATAAAAAGAGGTGCAACGGACGAAGAAGTAACAGAGGCTCTTGCCAAGCTTAGCGGATATTCTAGCCCAAAATAG
- a CDS encoding F420-dependent methylenetetrahydromethanopterin dehydrogenase: protein MGNVVKIGILKVGCLGILPLLEFILDERADRMDIDVRVVGAGAKLGVDQCREAAEFMLKISPDVVILVGPGQTTPGPSEARKVLKTAGLPTIIISDSPAKKLVKELEEYGMGYIIVEADSMIGARREFLDPAEMVIFNSDVLKVLAVTGVVNAIVKVIDEMIKQLRSGQKPSMPRVILDSETAVEAAGFLNPYARAKAKAAYELAAQVSKITTDACFRITDANVYIPMVAEAHEIMRYAARVADEAREIEKMGDHVLRRPHLKDGSMGEKRKLMEKPSRINP, encoded by the coding sequence ATGGGTAATGTTGTTAAGATCGGCATACTAAAGGTAGGATGCTTAGGCATTTTGCCATTGCTTGAGTTCATATTGGACGAGAGAGCTGATAGGATGGATATTGATGTGAGGGTTGTCGGGGCAGGTGCGAAACTCGGAGTGGACCAATGTAGAGAAGCCGCCGAATTCATGCTCAAAATTAGCCCTGACGTGGTTATTCTCGTAGGTCCAGGGCAAACTACCCCTGGACCCTCAGAGGCACGTAAAGTGCTCAAAACCGCTGGGCTTCCAACTATTATAATATCAGATAGCCCGGCTAAAAAGCTCGTAAAAGAATTGGAGGAGTATGGTATGGGTTATATCATTGTGGAGGCGGATTCTATGATTGGTGCTCGAAGAGAGTTTCTTGATCCTGCCGAGATGGTGATATTTAACTCGGATGTACTGAAAGTTCTGGCTGTAACTGGCGTGGTCAATGCGATAGTGAAAGTTATAGATGAGATGATTAAACAGTTAAGGTCTGGACAGAAACCGAGTATGCCAAGGGTCATACTTGATTCTGAAACAGCCGTCGAAGCCGCTGGGTTCTTGAACCCCTATGCAAGGGCGAAGGCAAAAGCGGCATACGAATTAGCTGCGCAAGTTTCGAAGATCACGACGGATGCATGTTTTAGGATAACCGATGCGAATGTGTATATTCCCATGGTTGCCGAGGCTCATGAGATCATGAGGTATGCTGCAAGGGTGGCTGATGAGGCTAGAGAGATTGAGAAGATGGGTGATCATGTCCTAAGAAGGCCTCACCTTAAAGATGGGTCTATGGGAGAAAAGCGTAAGCTAATGGAGAAGCCCTCAAGGATAAATCCTTAA
- a CDS encoding Gfo/Idh/MocA family oxidoreductase, producing MAFRSVGVAVVGVGFVGGQAHVPSFKKMPGAELVVIGARTESRVKPLSEKYGVPYCLDYDAILDNPKVDAVVISVPTPFHYEATIRAVEKGKHVLCEMPLAPKISQVREMKRAAERNGVLLMPVLNFRFAPVYVKAKEMLKNGIIGEPIAVHFREFIPAKALAEQWPPGSWAWDIEKSGGYPDFTLSVWSIDMLRWMLEDEIVYVEWVSNYSKLERFGGIIGYNTIGAIRFSRGAVGSLHYGATVGESASTSRLEIYGDNTNVLHTVWNNKIILYGSDPERREWDIPVSGTRVWGHYQIDSHFIDCILGKAKPLITVEDAIKAQEIAEKMVQRT from the coding sequence ATGGCATTTAGAAGTGTTGGTGTTGCCGTTGTAGGTGTCGGGTTCGTTGGCGGTCAGGCTCACGTGCCATCGTTTAAAAAGATGCCGGGGGCTGAGTTGGTTGTTATAGGCGCGAGAACGGAGTCCAGGGTTAAACCGTTATCAGAAAAATATGGTGTGCCGTACTGTCTCGATTACGATGCGATATTGGATAATCCTAAGGTGGATGCAGTTGTCATTTCAGTTCCTACCCCATTTCACTATGAGGCTACTATTAGGGCGGTGGAGAAGGGAAAACATGTACTATGCGAGATGCCACTTGCGCCTAAGATCTCGCAAGTGCGGGAGATGAAGAGAGCAGCGGAGAGGAATGGGGTCCTGTTAATGCCAGTCTTGAATTTCAGGTTTGCACCAGTGTACGTCAAAGCTAAAGAGATGCTGAAAAATGGAATCATAGGAGAACCCATCGCTGTCCACTTTAGAGAGTTTATTCCAGCCAAAGCTTTAGCAGAGCAATGGCCACCAGGCTCTTGGGCATGGGATATCGAGAAGAGTGGGGGTTATCCAGACTTTACACTTTCGGTCTGGTCGATCGACATGTTACGGTGGATGCTTGAGGATGAAATAGTCTACGTAGAATGGGTAAGCAACTATAGTAAGCTTGAGAGGTTTGGAGGGATCATAGGCTATAATACAATTGGCGCAATAAGATTTTCTAGGGGAGCTGTGGGATCCCTTCATTATGGTGCAACAGTTGGGGAGTCTGCAAGCACGAGTAGGCTGGAAATATATGGAGACAATACAAATGTTCTTCACACGGTTTGGAACAACAAGATAATCCTTTATGGATCAGATCCTGAAAGAAGAGAGTGGGATATTCCGGTTTCAGGCACGAGAGTTTGGGGGCACTATCAGATTGACAGCCACTTTATTGATTGCATATTGGGAAAAGCTAAACCCCTGATAACTGTTGAGGATGCTATCAAGGCGCAAGAGATTGCCGAGAAGATGGTGCAGAGAACATAG
- a CDS encoding TatD family hydrolase: protein MELVDTHSHLEEIEDLDAAIRRAEEVGVIAILTMGSDKETNMWSLHEGVKHCNMKLRIYPCIGLHPQNLEPQKAELELKFIEDNIRKAYAIGEIGLDYWHPDIRKSSEVTEFQRRIFRRLLKLSKDNDKPVSIHSRGAWAEALEITKEEGVKKAVFHWFSGPLNVLKKLLDEGYYISATPAAAYRKAHRTAISKTPLEQILLETDSPVEYLGEPAEPAHITKTLSAVAEIKNEQITRVAEVTTENAKKLFKIP, encoded by the coding sequence TTGGAACTTGTTGACACCCATTCTCACCTAGAAGAAATCGAGGATCTTGACGCGGCCATAAGAAGGGCGGAGGAGGTTGGCGTTATCGCCATCTTAACTATGGGATCTGATAAAGAGACAAATATGTGGTCTCTTCATGAAGGAGTTAAGCATTGTAATATGAAGCTAAGAATCTATCCATGCATCGGGCTTCATCCACAAAATTTGGAACCGCAAAAGGCAGAATTGGAATTAAAATTCATAGAAGACAATATCAGAAAGGCATACGCGATAGGAGAGATCGGCCTAGATTACTGGCACCCAGACATTCGTAAAAGCTCTGAAGTTACAGAATTCCAGAGACGGATCTTTAGAAGGCTTTTAAAATTATCTAAAGATAATGATAAGCCAGTTTCGATACACAGCAGGGGAGCCTGGGCAGAAGCTTTAGAGATTACAAAAGAAGAAGGTGTGAAGAAGGCTGTCTTCCACTGGTTCAGCGGACCACTCAATGTCCTGAAAAAACTGCTAGACGAGGGCTACTATATCTCAGCTACGCCAGCTGCGGCTTACCGCAAAGCTCATAGGACAGCAATTTCAAAGACACCTTTGGAACAGATTCTATTAGAGACTGACTCTCCTGTTGAATATCTGGGGGAGCCGGCCGAGCCAGCACACATCACTAAAACCCTTTCCGCGGTTGCTGAGATAAAGAATGAGCAGATTACTCGGGTCGCCGAGGTTACAACAGAGAATGCGAAAAAACTTTTCAAGATTCCTTAA
- a CDS encoding ARMT1-like domain-containing protein, giving the protein MKSHLLCFPCTVRAAFDIASKSTDNEALRRKVIFETVKWLADNQSDLLECEPTVFHTHVFKICQKITGNTDPFKPLKKMSNETAMRILPVLEQRCRCKNYEERFRLAALGSICGNAIDFEVEGYSVSTATIESSLLSCLNGDLAIDDTPKIMDALESSSRILYLLDNAGEIVFDKFFIKTIMERYSVKVYAAVKSGPILNDATIEDAMQVGLDECAEVIETGNDHIGLKLDMVSKEFLTSLMEADLIIAKGQGYYESLTENERILSKPIAYLLRAKCIEVARHLNVPWLGNVIKFVARSGN; this is encoded by the coding sequence ATGAAGTCGCATCTCCTTTGCTTTCCCTGCACTGTTAGAGCAGCCTTTGACATAGCGTCAAAATCTACGGATAATGAAGCGCTTAGGCGGAAGGTGATTTTTGAGACGGTCAAATGGTTGGCCGATAATCAAAGTGACTTATTGGAATGCGAACCCACCGTCTTCCACACCCATGTCTTCAAAATATGCCAGAAGATCACTGGGAATACGGACCCATTTAAACCATTGAAGAAAATGTCAAATGAAACTGCAATGAGAATTTTACCCGTTCTGGAGCAGCGGTGCAGATGCAAGAATTATGAGGAACGCTTTAGGCTGGCAGCTTTAGGAAGCATTTGCGGCAACGCCATAGACTTTGAGGTTGAAGGTTACAGCGTTTCGACTGCTACAATTGAATCTTCCCTCCTGAGCTGTCTCAACGGTGATCTGGCGATAGATGATACTCCGAAGATTATGGATGCGTTAGAGTCTTCAAGCAGAATACTTTACTTGCTTGATAATGCGGGCGAGATAGTCTTTGATAAATTCTTTATTAAAACTATTATGGAACGGTATTCTGTGAAGGTGTATGCGGCAGTGAAAAGCGGACCGATATTGAATGACGCAACAATTGAGGATGCGATGCAGGTTGGCCTAGACGAATGCGCTGAGGTAATTGAGACGGGAAATGATCATATCGGATTAAAATTAGATATGGTCTCTAAAGAATTTCTGACCAGCTTGATGGAGGCAGACCTTATTATCGCAAAGGGTCAAGGATATTATGAGAGTTTGACTGAGAATGAGCGTATATTGTCAAAGCCGATTGCTTATCTTCTTCGGGCGAAATGCATCGAGGTTGCAAGGCATCTAAATGTTCCTTGGCTTGGGAATGTCATCAAGTTTGTAGCTCGATCAGGCAATTAA